From a single Nitrospira sp. genomic region:
- a CDS encoding DUF3047 domain-containing protein has product MGSRVSVFVAIALGMIIAVGAWQDSVAAEGQVLVLEDFQATEPDGFPSQWDHENQRSQSKGREAYKVQSENGGAFLSAKDAGQRIKKKKIDWDPKAYPVLTWRWRLNKASSGAEPLAAVYASLDTDLLFIPVFTKYVWSGSKPEGTFTEGGMFSGSEMVVQSGTQDIGQWFEERINVYEDFKRIHEHEPAAKAWGISIVAAPGVEIDFGPLIAVPAN; this is encoded by the coding sequence ATGGGGAGTCGTGTATCGGTATTCGTAGCAATTGCGCTCGGGATGATCATAGCGGTGGGGGCCTGGCAGGACTCTGTCGCAGCAGAAGGACAGGTGTTGGTGTTGGAAGACTTTCAAGCGACCGAGCCTGATGGATTTCCTTCCCAGTGGGATCATGAAAATCAGCGAAGTCAATCGAAAGGGCGTGAAGCCTATAAGGTGCAATCGGAGAACGGGGGTGCCTTCTTGTCGGCGAAGGACGCTGGCCAGCGGATTAAGAAAAAGAAAATCGATTGGGACCCGAAAGCCTATCCCGTCTTGACTTGGCGATGGCGTCTCAATAAGGCTTCGAGTGGAGCGGAGCCGCTTGCCGCCGTCTACGCCTCGTTGGATACCGACCTGCTCTTTATCCCGGTCTTTACGAAGTATGTCTGGAGCGGGTCTAAGCCAGAGGGGACGTTCACGGAAGGCGGCATGTTCAGTGGTTCGGAGATGGTCGTGCAAAGCGGAACTCAAGATATCGGACAGTGGTTTGAAGAACGGATTAATGTGTACGAAGACTTTAAGCGGATCCACGAGCATGAGCCGGCGGCAAAGGCGTGGGGGATTTCGATCGTCGCGGCTCCCGGTGTCGAGATCGATTTTGGTCCGCTGATTGCCGTTCCGGCTAACTAA
- a CDS encoding fatty acid desaturase → MSTPAESAIYLKRTYPVYITKVLFGLVTLSAVIGVPAYGLLVGYTWLDWTMFGLLYMITGLGITVGYHRLISHRSFACPDWVKAAFLIAGGWALQNSALKWGADHIRHHANCDQDADPYNAQLGFWHSHCGWLFSDQRYVDEKYATRLRQDPVIMWQYRNYTTIVLSGLALPFVVGSIHGGLLEGIGCFMLAGVGRTFAVLNSTFCINSVCHLWGNQPHSQSDSSRDSWIVSLLTFGEGYHNYHHTYQSDYRNGPRWYNFDPSKWLIFSLSLIGLAWSLRTASAGQAKVSNL, encoded by the coding sequence ATGTCAACACCAGCAGAATCCGCGATTTACCTCAAACGGACCTATCCGGTCTATATCACAAAGGTTTTATTTGGTCTGGTGACACTCAGCGCGGTGATCGGGGTACCGGCATACGGCCTACTTGTCGGCTACACCTGGCTAGACTGGACGATGTTCGGACTGCTGTACATGATTACCGGACTAGGTATTACAGTCGGGTACCACCGCCTGATCTCGCACCGAAGTTTCGCGTGCCCGGACTGGGTCAAGGCCGCATTCCTCATCGCCGGTGGATGGGCACTGCAGAATTCCGCCCTCAAGTGGGGAGCGGACCACATTCGGCACCATGCCAACTGTGACCAAGACGCGGATCCGTACAACGCGCAACTCGGTTTCTGGCATAGCCACTGCGGATGGCTTTTCTCCGACCAGCGGTATGTGGACGAGAAATACGCAACTCGCCTCCGGCAGGATCCGGTGATCATGTGGCAGTACCGCAACTACACCACGATCGTGCTGTCAGGGCTCGCGCTGCCGTTCGTCGTGGGTTCCATACATGGCGGTCTGCTGGAAGGCATCGGCTGTTTCATGTTGGCCGGTGTTGGCCGAACGTTTGCTGTTCTGAACTCGACCTTCTGTATCAATTCAGTCTGTCACCTCTGGGGAAATCAACCGCATAGCCAATCAGATTCCAGTCGTGATAGCTGGATCGTGTCGCTCCTGACCTTCGGCGAAGGGTATCATAACTATCACCATACCTATCAGAGCGACTACCGAAATGGGCCACGCTGGTATAACTTCGACCCATCGAAATGGTTGATCTTCTCGCTTTCGCTCATCGGACTTGCCTGGTCGCTCCGCACAGCGTCTGCCGGGCAGGCAAAAGTCTCCAACCTGTAG
- a CDS encoding SUMF1/EgtB/PvdO family nonheme iron enzyme — protein sequence MENKGVLVGSIIFVFASFFLMIGLLGYESYKAKKMKELAASVKSEDRPTATSLSAQDFSMYQTRIGDEGREMVQIPEGPFTMGSNDGDPDEAPEHQVYLKGFYLDRKEVTQEEYMRFAKMTKRGNPRIEVFEDDQSKVLKPEFSAMSVSWDDAVAYCKWAGKRLPTEAEWEKAGRGESKRTYPWGDTFVTNAANVDGSEDGYKYLAPPGSFEAGRSPYGLYDMTGNVAEWVEDSYDEQYYKKSPFRDPKGPDNADLKVVRGGSWRETEHNARLSKRFAAKHWRADVTIGVRCASDLE from the coding sequence GTGGAAAATAAAGGTGTGCTTGTCGGGTCTATTATTTTCGTGTTCGCATCGTTTTTTCTGATGATCGGCTTGCTGGGGTATGAGTCCTACAAGGCGAAAAAAATGAAAGAGCTCGCGGCCTCGGTGAAGTCGGAAGATCGACCGACGGCAACCAGTCTGTCGGCGCAAGACTTCTCGATGTATCAGACGAGGATAGGAGATGAAGGGCGGGAAATGGTCCAGATTCCAGAAGGTCCATTTACGATGGGAAGCAATGATGGCGATCCCGACGAAGCGCCCGAGCATCAAGTCTACTTGAAGGGGTTTTATCTTGACCGGAAGGAAGTCACGCAAGAAGAATACATGCGCTTTGCAAAGATGACGAAGCGAGGAAATCCGAGAATCGAGGTCTTTGAAGACGATCAGTCGAAGGTGTTGAAACCGGAATTCTCGGCGATGAGCGTCTCGTGGGATGATGCGGTCGCCTACTGTAAGTGGGCGGGCAAACGGCTTCCTACCGAGGCGGAATGGGAGAAGGCCGGACGTGGAGAAAGTAAGAGGACCTATCCGTGGGGAGACACGTTCGTCACCAATGCGGCCAACGTAGATGGTAGCGAAGACGGCTATAAATATTTGGCGCCACCTGGGTCCTTCGAGGCGGGCCGCAGTCCCTATGGTCTCTATGATATGACGGGTAACGTTGCCGAGTGGGTTGAAGATTCCTACGATGAGCAATACTATAAGAAATCACCGTTTCGTGATCCGAAGGGGCCAGACAACGCGGACCTGAAAGTCGTACGCGGCGGTTCGTGGCGAGAGACGGAGCACAATGCGCGGTTATCTAAGCGATTTGCTGCGAAGCATTGGCGTGCAGACGTGACGATCGGTGTTCGATGCGCAAGTGATCTGGAATAG
- a CDS encoding cytochrome ubiquinol oxidase subunit I has protein sequence MRSMLRAAICVALLSIAMGFAWNGPDPSFAESAVDVYFGTEGTPQGPPAPAPQETVYPQISSLDSRQLIWFITQQHTYFGGFVLALPLFCALIEFLGLTTKKPALALRYDGLARDLAKVAVLALSVTALIGSLMLTLFIMLYPSFMNYMGGTFKSFMPLYAAVFVGETILLIVYYYSWSRMAERGLKWIHAAIGILTNIVGTALLMLANSWSSFMMSPAGVDEQGRFLGNIWHLLHSALWNPLNVHRFLADIMSGGAVVLAYACYRFFTSKTDEERAYFDWVGYVFLFVTVCALLPMPIAGYWLMKSVFVFRQTMGVTMMGGLLTWLFVVQALLIGVLFLGINYYLWQSMARIKGGERYQPYYQLLLSILVLALFIWLTPHTMLMSASEVKAMGGAQHPVIGNYGVMSAKNGAVNIMILVTALSFLYYRRANRTMTISWIRAGNTLITVLYVIGALNVIWLSIYGFYLPAKIRVGLSAPQAFTTLTVIVVGVVVNRLMLRGAVVHGPIQWGKIPLRGMVGLFGLAASFSWVMGLMGYIRSSGRLSWHVSELMADVSPWAFTPDLQYATKMVTLNMVVFWAAVLVLFWMCQRGQRPAMGEEFREEQVPLLQPASSHET, from the coding sequence ATGCGTTCCATGTTGAGAGCGGCGATCTGTGTTGCCTTATTGTCGATTGCCATGGGGTTTGCGTGGAACGGCCCTGATCCGTCTTTCGCCGAATCTGCGGTGGATGTGTATTTTGGGACGGAGGGCACTCCACAGGGACCTCCCGCGCCGGCTCCTCAAGAGACGGTCTATCCACAGATCAGTTCGTTGGATAGTCGGCAGCTCATCTGGTTTATCACGCAGCAACATACATATTTTGGCGGGTTTGTTCTGGCGCTTCCGTTGTTTTGTGCGCTGATCGAGTTCCTTGGATTGACGACGAAGAAGCCTGCGTTAGCGCTCCGATACGACGGGCTGGCTCGGGATCTGGCCAAGGTAGCCGTGCTGGCACTATCCGTAACCGCACTGATCGGCAGTCTGATGCTCACTCTGTTCATTATGCTCTACCCCAGTTTCATGAATTACATGGGTGGGACATTCAAGTCGTTCATGCCGCTATATGCTGCGGTGTTTGTCGGAGAGACGATTCTGCTGATCGTCTACTACTACAGCTGGAGTCGGATGGCTGAGCGAGGGTTGAAATGGATCCACGCGGCGATCGGCATTCTGACGAACATCGTGGGCACCGCGCTACTCATGCTGGCGAATTCCTGGTCGTCCTTCATGATGTCGCCGGCAGGCGTGGATGAACAGGGGCGGTTTTTAGGAAATATCTGGCACCTCTTGCACTCGGCCCTTTGGAATCCGCTGAACGTGCATCGCTTTCTGGCGGACATCATGTCCGGCGGAGCCGTGGTGCTGGCCTACGCCTGCTATCGGTTTTTTACCAGCAAGACCGACGAGGAACGGGCCTACTTCGATTGGGTGGGCTATGTCTTCCTGTTTGTCACCGTGTGTGCGCTTCTTCCTATGCCGATCGCGGGGTATTGGCTGATGAAGTCCGTGTTCGTGTTTCGTCAGACTATGGGTGTCACGATGATGGGTGGGTTGCTCACGTGGCTTTTTGTGGTGCAGGCGCTTCTCATCGGGGTCCTGTTTTTAGGGATCAACTACTATCTTTGGCAAAGCATGGCAAGGATCAAAGGAGGCGAGCGCTATCAACCCTATTACCAACTCTTATTGAGCATCCTCGTACTGGCGCTTTTCATTTGGTTGACCCCGCACACGATGCTGATGTCTGCCAGCGAAGTCAAAGCCATGGGGGGCGCGCAGCATCCCGTGATCGGCAACTACGGCGTGATGTCGGCCAAGAACGGTGCCGTCAATATCATGATTCTCGTGACCGCGTTGAGCTTCTTGTACTATCGCCGCGCGAATCGCACGATGACTATTTCATGGATCCGGGCCGGAAACACGTTGATCACGGTGCTTTATGTCATCGGCGCGTTGAATGTGATCTGGCTGTCCATCTATGGGTTTTACTTGCCGGCCAAGATCCGTGTCGGTCTCTCGGCTCCGCAAGCATTTACGACCTTGACGGTGATTGTGGTCGGCGTGGTCGTCAACCGCTTGATGCTTCGAGGTGCGGTGGTCCATGGCCCGATCCAGTGGGGGAAGATTCCACTGCGTGGCATGGTCGGATTATTCGGTCTAGCGGCGTCCTTCAGCTGGGTGATGGGCTTAATGGGCTATATTCGTTCCTCGGGGAGGTTGTCCTGGCATGTCAGTGAACTGATGGCTGATGTGTCACCATGGGCGTTCACCCCGGACCTTCAGTACGCTACGAAAATGGTGACCTTGAATATGGTGGTTTTTTGGGCGGCCGTGCTCGTATTGTTCTGGATGTGCCAACGGGGGCAACGGCCGGCGATGGGCGAGGAATTCCGAGAGGAGCAGGTCCCGCTGCTCCAACCGGCTTCGTCGCACGAAACGTAA
- a CDS encoding urease subunit beta: MFVASGDVEAFKGRETKEVLVKNAADRPIQVGSHCHFFEANHALMFDREAAFGFRLCIPAGTAVRFEPGEEKRVTIVAVAGSRIAYGINGLTEGSLDDSQVKGKALALAAERGFSVKGGVK; this comes from the coding sequence ATGTTCGTTGCGTCTGGAGATGTGGAAGCGTTCAAGGGACGTGAAACGAAAGAAGTTCTGGTTAAGAATGCGGCTGATCGCCCTATCCAGGTCGGCTCCCACTGCCATTTTTTTGAGGCCAATCATGCGCTCATGTTCGATCGCGAAGCGGCGTTCGGGTTTCGGCTCTGTATCCCTGCCGGTACGGCCGTACGCTTTGAGCCAGGAGAGGAAAAGCGCGTCACGATTGTGGCCGTGGCAGGGAGCCGAATCGCATACGGTATCAATGGGTTGACGGAGGGATCGCTCGATGACTCTCAAGTCAAGGGTAAGGCCCTCGCACTTGCAGCTGAACGTGGATTTTCCGTGAAAGGAGGGGTCAAGTGA
- a CDS encoding methyltransferase domain-containing protein — MSRQLSLAEVFQLGYYWETKILLTAARLDVFSAIDTRPKSAQEIAERVGADASMLGILLNALVAMKLLTKDGELFGNSSTALTHLVRHSPQYVGHLLLLHDAEWNNWGRLEETIRTGHRMVDRHVFETDPELGSNVLAVLNRIGQQSGPDLARRLNLMGKERILDLGGGAGTNAIAFCRVYPELTAAVFDLPATLELTEKTVKEAGLESRIQLLPGDFNSDPLGGPYNLVLMSDILHYQTFQMNRQVVDKVFASLGSGGRLVIKDRFLEESGAGPAWTTAFAVHILVNTQHGGCYRASDAAQWLTEAGFVSVEELEKTAVVQGVKP, encoded by the coding sequence GTGTCACGACAACTCTCGCTCGCGGAAGTGTTTCAGCTTGGGTACTACTGGGAAACCAAGATTCTATTGACGGCTGCAAGACTCGATGTGTTTTCAGCTATCGATACGAGGCCGAAATCTGCTCAGGAGATCGCAGAGCGGGTTGGCGCGGATGCCTCGATGCTTGGTATCCTCTTGAATGCGCTCGTGGCGATGAAGCTGCTGACAAAAGACGGCGAGTTGTTCGGTAATTCGTCGACGGCGCTGACACATCTTGTTCGGCATTCGCCACAATATGTGGGGCACCTCCTGCTCCTGCATGATGCCGAGTGGAACAACTGGGGACGATTGGAAGAGACGATTCGTACGGGGCATCGGATGGTCGATCGACATGTTTTTGAGACCGACCCGGAGCTGGGGAGCAATGTGCTGGCCGTCCTCAACCGTATCGGCCAACAAAGTGGGCCGGATTTGGCTCGGCGCTTGAACCTGATGGGGAAGGAGCGAATCTTGGATCTGGGAGGCGGGGCTGGAACCAACGCCATCGCCTTTTGCAGGGTGTATCCAGAATTGACTGCCGCCGTGTTTGATCTTCCAGCCACGCTCGAGTTGACTGAAAAAACGGTGAAGGAAGCCGGACTTGAGTCTAGGATTCAATTGTTGCCAGGAGACTTCAATTCAGATCCGCTCGGTGGTCCCTACAATCTCGTCCTCATGTCGGACATTTTACACTATCAAACATTTCAGATGAATCGGCAGGTCGTTGACAAAGTCTTCGCCTCTCTCGGGTCGGGTGGGCGTCTTGTGATCAAAGATCGGTTTTTGGAGGAATCTGGTGCCGGTCCGGCCTGGACGACCGCCTTCGCGGTGCATATTCTAGTGAATACTCAGCATGGCGGCTGTTATCGGGCGAGTGATGCTGCTCAATGGCTGACGGAGGCGGGGTTTGTCTCTGTTGAGGAGCTGGAAAAAACGGCTGTGGTGCAAGGCGTGAAACCATGA
- the ureC gene encoding urease subunit alpha, which translates to MQRKQYASLYGPTTGDRVRLADTELIIEVEKDFTAYGDEAVFGGGKVIRDGMGQSTRATSANGALDTVITNALILDYSGIVKADIGIKDGRIVGIGKAGNPDLMPNVTQGMEIGAGTEVIAGEGHIVTAGGIDSHIHFICPQQYWDALSSGITTMIGGGTGPATGTNATTCTPGPWHIYRMLEASDGIPINLGFLGKGNSSHPDGLNEQVEAGAIGLKLHEDWGTTPAAIDTCLSVAERYDVQVAIHTDTLNEAGFVEDTIRAFKGRAIHTFHTEGAGGGHAPDIIKVCGEPNVLPSSTNPTMPFTANTMDEHLDMLMVCHHLNPRIPEDVAFAESRIRRETIAAEDILHDLGAISIMASDSQAMGRIGEVIIRTWQNAHKMKVQRGHLSPAGVQDSIQNDNFRAKRYVAKYTINPAITHGIAHEVGSVEVGKFADLVIWKPAFFGVKPEMVLKGGFIAQAQMGDPNASIPTPEPIISRPMFGAFGRALTSTSLTFVSQVSLDREIPKKLGLQKRIAAVTNCRSINKRDLKLNDYLPKIEVDPETYVVTADGVRLTCEPAVVLPMAQRYFLF; encoded by the coding sequence ATTCAACGAAAACAATATGCATCCCTCTACGGTCCTACAACGGGGGATCGTGTTCGGCTTGCCGACACCGAATTGATCATTGAAGTGGAGAAGGATTTTACGGCCTACGGCGATGAGGCCGTCTTTGGTGGCGGCAAAGTCATTCGTGACGGCATGGGGCAATCGACCCGGGCCACCAGTGCAAACGGCGCGCTCGATACCGTTATCACGAATGCACTCATCCTAGATTACAGCGGGATCGTGAAGGCGGATATCGGGATTAAGGACGGCCGGATTGTCGGAATCGGCAAGGCGGGAAACCCCGATCTCATGCCGAATGTCACGCAGGGGATGGAGATCGGTGCGGGAACGGAAGTGATCGCCGGAGAAGGACATATCGTGACAGCCGGCGGCATTGATAGCCACATCCACTTTATCTGCCCGCAACAGTATTGGGACGCGCTCTCGTCCGGTATTACGACCATGATAGGAGGTGGAACTGGCCCCGCAACCGGCACTAATGCCACGACCTGCACACCAGGGCCATGGCATATCTACCGGATGTTGGAAGCCTCGGACGGCATTCCTATCAATCTTGGGTTTCTTGGTAAAGGGAATTCCTCCCATCCCGATGGGTTGAACGAGCAGGTGGAGGCAGGTGCCATCGGTCTCAAACTGCATGAAGATTGGGGGACGACACCGGCTGCGATCGACACCTGTTTGAGCGTTGCAGAACGCTATGACGTACAGGTCGCGATCCATACCGATACCTTGAACGAAGCCGGTTTCGTCGAAGACACGATCAGGGCGTTCAAGGGAAGGGCGATTCACACCTTCCATACGGAAGGCGCTGGAGGCGGACATGCACCGGACATCATCAAGGTCTGTGGAGAACCGAACGTGCTCCCATCGTCCACGAATCCGACCATGCCGTTTACGGCCAATACGATGGATGAACATCTCGACATGTTGATGGTGTGTCACCATCTGAACCCGAGGATTCCCGAAGATGTGGCGTTCGCGGAGTCTCGTATCCGTCGTGAAACCATTGCAGCAGAAGATATTCTTCATGATCTTGGGGCAATTAGTATTATGGCCTCCGATTCTCAGGCCATGGGGCGAATCGGTGAAGTGATCATTCGAACGTGGCAGAATGCGCATAAGATGAAGGTTCAGCGAGGTCACTTGTCACCGGCCGGCGTGCAGGATTCGATACAGAACGATAATTTCCGGGCGAAGCGCTATGTGGCCAAGTACACGATCAATCCAGCAATCACCCACGGTATCGCACACGAGGTTGGTTCCGTGGAGGTCGGGAAGTTTGCTGATCTGGTCATTTGGAAGCCTGCATTTTTCGGCGTCAAGCCGGAGATGGTGCTGAAAGGCGGGTTCATCGCTCAGGCTCAGATGGGTGATCCCAACGCCTCCATCCCGACCCCGGAGCCGATCATCAGCCGTCCGATGTTTGGGGCGTTCGGAAGAGCGTTGACCAGCACCAGCTTGACGTTCGTATCGCAGGTGAGTCTGGATCGCGAAATTCCGAAAAAACTAGGACTACAGAAACGAATAGCCGCAGTTACGAATTGCCGGAGCATCAACAAGCGCGATCTTAAGCTGAATGACTATCTTCCGAAAATTGAAGTCGATCCCGAAACGTACGTCGTGACGGCAGACGGTGTGCGGCTCACCTGCGAGCCGGCGGTGGTGCTCCCGATGGCACAGCGGTACTTCCTGTTCTGA
- the ureA gene encoding urease subunit gamma yields MHLTPREQEKLLIYVAGQLAADRKKRGLKLNHPEAVAYLTAAVLEGIRDGKSVAELMTYGTTLLARKDVMPGVPEMIHEFQVEGTFPDGTKLVTVHNPIR; encoded by the coding sequence ATGCATTTGACCCCGAGAGAGCAGGAAAAACTCTTGATTTACGTTGCAGGGCAGCTGGCTGCAGACCGAAAAAAACGAGGTCTAAAGCTGAATCATCCTGAGGCCGTGGCGTATCTGACGGCCGCAGTGCTCGAAGGAATTCGTGACGGGAAATCTGTGGCCGAACTCATGACCTACGGTACCACGCTCCTGGCACGTAAGGACGTCATGCCAGGCGTACCGGAAATGATTCACGAATTTCAGGTCGAGGGGACCTTCCCTGATGGGACCAAGCTGGTAACTGTTCATAATCCAATTCGATAG
- a CDS encoding DUF420 domain-containing protein codes for MDWLRESGFLGTHATIGADLSQLMATLFTGLFIVGWFQARRRHADAHHWLMLGGMISMLSFFIAYYLFRQLGVLAVEGKEGFGGSQSLYDYVFIPVLTLHIILVIIGLIMAVYMIVLGFRSQQFIHGVRSLRESRLLTTWKRVSLIFGAIAMVVLGLFYSRVAMAGFSMRKLEVYLVFLLLVAFVFAIEMTIQRIWPDGAKRHRALGRFTMVIYCVLFVTGSFTYTMLYILYPGKIG; via the coding sequence ATGGATTGGTTACGGGAATCAGGGTTTTTAGGGACCCATGCAACAATCGGGGCGGATTTAAGCCAGCTGATGGCGACGCTGTTTACTGGGCTCTTCATCGTGGGCTGGTTCCAAGCTCGAAGACGACATGCTGATGCGCACCATTGGCTGATGCTGGGCGGCATGATTTCCATGCTCAGCTTCTTTATCGCGTATTACCTGTTTCGACAGCTTGGTGTCCTGGCCGTTGAGGGGAAGGAAGGATTCGGTGGATCCCAGTCGCTCTATGATTATGTCTTCATTCCCGTCCTGACACTCCATATTATTCTCGTCATCATCGGTCTGATCATGGCGGTCTATATGATCGTGTTGGGCTTTCGGTCCCAGCAGTTCATCCATGGCGTTCGGTCTCTTCGAGAATCCCGGTTGCTCACGACGTGGAAGAGGGTGAGTCTGATCTTCGGTGCGATTGCTATGGTGGTATTAGGGCTCTTTTATTCGCGTGTCGCCATGGCTGGATTTTCGATGAGAAAGCTGGAAGTGTATCTGGTGTTTCTCCTTCTGGTGGCGTTTGTTTTTGCGATCGAGATGACCATTCAACGGATTTGGCCTGATGGGGCGAAACGACACCGTGCACTTGGCAGGTTTACGATGGTGATCTATTGCGTATTGTTCGTCACCGGAAGCTTTACCTACACGATGCTGTATATCCTCTACCCCGGGAAGATTGGGTAG
- a CDS encoding urease accessory protein UreD produces the protein MQFATELVGRVGELKLDYAKVEGKTIIADSYVTTPWKLLPPIYLDDTGAAYTLLVNPSGGLVGGDGLSIDMNLDRDSHVLVSAPSANRVYRSEGKLSEQIINITVGPDAILEWLPEHTIPFAGSRFRQSIHATLAPGATIVLWDALASGRMARDERWAFSDLENEIQITTAAGGVLVERYVLEPTSDLGCVGLVEEWDYVASFYVVNDAVSPEIWAGLESKCASILGNLPGQVLGGVSMPPVPGLAIKLLARSAPDLALMLDLLWAKVREALWNLPPVSLRKY, from the coding sequence GTGCAATTTGCCACTGAGTTGGTCGGGCGGGTCGGTGAGCTCAAGCTGGATTACGCGAAGGTCGAGGGAAAAACGATCATTGCCGATTCATACGTTACGACACCGTGGAAGCTTCTCCCTCCCATTTATCTTGATGATACCGGAGCGGCGTATACACTCCTTGTCAATCCATCCGGCGGTCTTGTCGGGGGTGACGGTCTCTCCATCGACATGAATCTGGATCGGGACTCCCATGTCCTAGTCTCCGCGCCGTCTGCCAACCGTGTCTATCGTTCAGAAGGGAAGCTGTCCGAGCAGATCATCAACATTACGGTGGGACCTGATGCCATTTTGGAATGGTTGCCGGAACACACCATTCCTTTTGCCGGATCGCGATTTCGTCAGTCGATTCATGCGACACTGGCACCTGGTGCCACCATTGTCCTGTGGGATGCTCTTGCCTCGGGACGGATGGCTCGAGATGAACGATGGGCCTTCAGTGACCTCGAGAACGAAATCCAAATTACAACGGCCGCTGGTGGGGTGCTTGTCGAGCGCTATGTCTTGGAGCCCACATCAGACCTCGGATGTGTCGGGCTTGTCGAGGAGTGGGACTATGTCGCCTCCTTCTATGTTGTGAACGACGCAGTGTCACCTGAGATTTGGGCAGGGCTTGAATCGAAATGTGCCTCTATATTGGGGAATCTGCCTGGCCAAGTGCTAGGTGGAGTTTCGATGCCGCCGGTCCCAGGTCTGGCAATTAAATTGCTTGCCCGGAGCGCTCCCGACCTTGCCCTCATGCTGGATTTGCTATGGGCAAAGGTCCGTGAGGCTTTGTGGAATCTCCCTCCCGTCTCCTTGCGAAAGTATTAG
- the ureG gene encoding urease accessory protein UreG gives MHDLNREHNHNWTPTQARKKGIPVIGIGGPVGSGKTALVEALCQRLRERYSLAAVTNDIFTKIDAEILTKRAALPVDRIVGVETGGCPHTAIREDASHNQEAIDDLLRRHPDVELIFLESGGDNLAATFSPELVDHVIYVIDVSGGDKIPRKGGPGITRSDFLVINKMDLAPHVRADLSVMDQDTRRMRGDLPFAFTNILSGEGLDSVVAWVEQRLPQRAGHS, from the coding sequence ATGCACGACCTAAATCGTGAACACAATCACAATTGGACTCCGACACAGGCGAGAAAAAAAGGCATTCCGGTCATTGGCATTGGAGGACCTGTTGGATCCGGTAAGACCGCGCTTGTCGAAGCGCTGTGTCAGCGGCTGCGCGAGCGCTACAGTTTAGCTGCAGTGACCAACGACATTTTCACCAAGATCGATGCAGAAATCCTCACCAAACGAGCAGCCTTGCCGGTCGACCGGATTGTGGGTGTTGAGACCGGGGGATGTCCGCACACAGCGATTCGCGAGGATGCCTCGCATAACCAAGAAGCGATCGACGACCTACTTCGGCGCCATCCGGATGTGGAATTGATCTTTTTGGAAAGTGGGGGAGACAACCTTGCCGCGACATTCAGCCCGGAATTGGTGGACCATGTCATCTATGTGATCGATGTATCCGGAGGGGACAAGATTCCACGAAAGGGCGGGCCAGGGATTACCCGATCTGATTTCCTTGTCATCAACAAGATGGATCTGGCGCCGCACGTTCGAGCCGATTTGTCCGTCATGGATCAGGATACCCGTCGGATGCGGGGCGACCTTCCGTTTGCCTTTACCAATATTCTCAGCGGGGAAGGACTGGACTCCGTCGTAGCCTGGGTGGAACAGCGCCTTCCCCAGCGAGCGGGGCACTCATAA
- a CDS encoding PCP reductase family protein produces the protein MHTEGIEERMNTDGAAQWFIRSECRGCGLKVGIDVPEGEPRQFVDRLLWTDEALHRLERMPPYLALLVREEIEQDVRRHGDRVVTYDALLRPRTGERIEWDPEAERRLERVPAPVRAMARIELERTAADRSLSRVTVSLMEEVKAKYFGMSNVKREA, from the coding sequence ATGCACACAGAAGGGATCGAAGAGCGGATGAATACCGATGGTGCAGCCCAATGGTTCATCCGATCGGAATGCCGAGGGTGTGGGTTGAAAGTTGGTATCGATGTGCCGGAAGGTGAGCCACGGCAGTTCGTTGATCGATTGCTCTGGACTGATGAGGCCCTACATCGACTGGAGCGGATGCCGCCGTATCTGGCCCTGTTGGTTCGGGAGGAGATCGAGCAAGATGTTCGTCGTCACGGTGACCGTGTCGTGACCTATGATGCGCTCCTACGGCCACGAACCGGGGAGCGTATCGAATGGGATCCAGAGGCGGAGCGGCGGTTGGAGCGAGTGCCGGCTCCTGTTCGTGCCATGGCGCGCATCGAGCTTGAACGGACAGCGGCGGATCGAAGCCTCTCCCGTGTCACAGTCTCTCTGATGGAAGAGGTGAAGGCAAAGTATTTTGGGATGAGCAACGTGAAGCGTGAAGCGTGA